From a region of the Primulina eburnea isolate SZY01 chromosome 7, ASM2296580v1, whole genome shotgun sequence genome:
- the LOC140837164 gene encoding pentatricopeptide repeat-containing protein At1g74630-like — protein sequence MFDKLTSPRFTSLWNVMSKGYLDNDAYREAIALFGDMMRENVKPNCYTFPVVLKSCCKLLAFREGEEMHCLSLKFGFKTNTYVGTTLIEFYSDGGSVACAYRVFIEMVLRNVVSWTAMILGYIANGDLVSGRRLFDLAPERDVVLWNRIVSAYIECGDMVEAKRLFELMPDKDLISWNTLLNGYAKNGDVERCERLFEEMQDRNIFSWNGLIGGYAHNGRFVEVLGLFKRMLKENDVQPNDATLVNVLTACARLGALDFGKWVHIYAENNGYKTNIYVCNGLIEMYAKCGLVRSAVDVFRGMIKKDLVSWNTIINCLAVHSHGADALSLFNEMKYRGEKPDGITFIGILCACSHMGFVKDGLNYFQSMINEYSIIPQIEHFGCMVDLLARAGVLEHAVEFVQKMPIKPDSVIWSTLLAASRVHKNIKLAELSLQKLIELDPQNPANYVMLSNVYGEAKKWEDLARLKVALRDMGSKKQPGCSLIETEDEIFEFCAFDERHSRTEEIYNTLRGLTKLSRLSGHHPDHTEILLET from the coding sequence ATGTTCGACAAATTGACCAGTCCAAGATTTACGTCTCTTTGGAATGTGATGTCAAAAGGGTATCTCGACAATGATGCGTACAGGGAAGCGATAGCGTTGTTTGGTGATATGATGAGGGAGAATGTGAAGCCCAACTGCTACACATTTCCTGTGGTCTTGAAGTCATGCTGCAAGTTATTGGCTTTCAGAGAAGGTGAGGAAATGCATTGCCTTTCTTTGAAGTTTGGTTTCAAGACGAATACGTATGTAGGAACTACTTTAATTGAGTTTTATTCCGACGGGGGTTCTGTAGCTTGTGCTTATAGAGTGTTTATTGAGATGGTATTGAGGAATGTCGTATCTTGGACTGCAATGATACTTGGGTATATTGCAAATGGTGATTTGGTATCAGGGAGGAGGCTGTTTGATTTGGCACCTGAAAGGGATGTTGTGCTTTGGAACAGGATTGTTTCAGCATACATAGAGTGTGGAGATATGGTGGAAGCTAAGAGGCTTTTCGAACTCATGCCAGATAAAGATTTGATCTCGTGGAATACTTTGTTGAATGGATATGCGAAGAATGGGGATGTTGAAAGATGCGAGAGGTTGTTTGAGGAGATGCAGGATAGGAATATTTTCTCTTGGAATGGATTGATTGGTGGGTATGCTCATAATGGGCGTTTCGTTGAGGTTCTTGGTCTGTTTAAAAGGATGCTGAAGGAGAATGATGTGCAGCCCAATGACGCGACGCTTGTTAACGTGTTAACTGCTTGTGCGAGATTAGGAGCTCTTGATTTTGGTAAATGGGTGCATATATATGCCGAGAACAACGGGTACAAAACGAATATTTATGTCTGTAATGGTTTGATCGAAATGTATGCAAAATGTGGGTTGGTAAGAAGTGCAGTTGACGTGTTTAGGGGCATGATTAAGAAAGATTTAGTTTCATGGAACACGATAATTAATTGTTTAGCGGTGCACAGTCATGGAGCTGATGCATTGAGCCTTTTCAATGAGATGAAATATCGTGGAGAAAAACCAGATGGAATCACTTTCATAGGCATATTATGCGCTTGTTCTCACATGGGATTTGTTAAAGATGGATTAAACTATTTTCAGTCAATGATTAATGAATATTCTATCATACCTCAAATTGAACATTTTGGATGCATGGTTGATCTCTTGGCGCGTGCTGGTGTTTTGGAGCATGCTGTGGAGTTTGTGCAAAAGATGCCTATCAAACCAGATAGTGTCATTTGGAGCACCTTACTTGCAGCTTCTCGAGTTCACAAGAATATAAAATTGGCAGAATTGTCTCTTCAGAAACTCATTGAACTTGATCCACAAAACCCTGCAAACTATGTTATGTTGTCAAATGTTTATGGGGAAGCAAAGAAGTGGGAAGACTTGGCTCGGTTAAAAGTTGCGTTGAGGGATATGGGATCCAAGAAACAGCCGGGTTGCAGTTTGATTGAGACTGAAGATGAAATCTTCGAGTTCTGTGCATTCGATGAAAGGCATTCAAGAACAGAAGAAATATATAACACCCTGAGAGGTTTAACAAAGTTGTCAAGATTATCAGGACACCATCCAGACCACACAGAAATCCTCCTAGAAACTTGA